CCTCCGCCGTCGGCATTCCGTTCTGCGCTACGATTGATCCACTGGATCAATCGCTTAACGCTTGAACCCTGTTCCTTGATCATCCCGATGATCTGCGCCTCGGTGAAACGGCTCTTTCGCATCTGTTTGCTCCTTCGAAAGCTTGAGCAAACTCTACATCACAACGAGGGACATTTCGGGGGGCAGGTCAATCTCCGCCACCTCTGCCGCGCGGATCGCGAAGCGGTCTGCCAGAGGACCCAGAGAGGCCGCCTCGGACGAAGCCGCGCTGCCGTGGCGGGCGCGGTCGGCGATGCCGTGGAAGATCACTGCGAAGCGGAACATGGCAAAGGCGGTGTGGAAGGGAAGCAGGGGGCCTTCAAGGTCGGAATGCGCGAAATATTCCGCGAGGAAGGCCTCGCGGGTAGGGATGCCACCCGCTTCCCAGCCGGTGCCCCGGATGCCGCCGTATTCCTCTGGCGTGGCGTGCCAGGGGATCACGCAGAAGCCCAGGTCGGCCAGCGGATGGCCCAGCGTCGACAGTTCCCAGTCCAGGACCGCCGCCACGCGGGGTGCATCGGGGGCGAAGATCAGGTTACCCAGCCGGAAATCACCATGCGCGATGGACACTGCGCCGTCGTCTTCGGGCATGGCGTCCCGCAACCACGGGATCAGGCGGTCCAGCGCCTCGATCCGCGGGCCCTCGCTGTCGTGGTACTGCCGCGACCAGCGTGCGATCTGGCGCTCGAAATAGTTACCGGGTTTACCGTAGGCGCCAAGGCCCACCGTCTGGGGCCGCACCGCATGTAGCCGCGCCAGCGTGCGGGCCATGTCCAGGTAGATCTCGTGCCGCTCGTCCGGCGACAGCCCCGGCAGAGTGCAATCGGAAAAGACCCGGCCCTCGATCCGCTCCATCACGTAGAAGGGTACCCCCAACACGCTGGCGTCTTCTTCCAGCGCCAGCACCTGCGGCACCGGGACGGCTGTCGGGCCAAGAGCTTGCTGTACGCGGAATTCGCGTTCGACGGCATGGGCGCCGGGCAGGATCGGGCCTCGGGGCTTGGCGCGCAGTACAAGCCGCCGGTCGCCCCAGTTGAC
This DNA window, taken from Ponticoccus alexandrii, encodes the following:
- a CDS encoding phosphotransferase family protein, whose product is MSDPDTIALTGWLQRHIPGGPALALQRISGGQSNPTWFVNWGDRRLVLRAKPRGPILPGAHAVEREFRVQQALGPTAVPVPQVLALEEDASVLGVPFYVMERIEGRVFSDCTLPGLSPDERHEIYLDMARTLARLHAVRPQTVGLGAYGKPGNYFERQIARWSRQYHDSEGPRIEALDRLIPWLRDAMPEDDGAVSIAHGDFRLGNLIFAPDAPRVAAVLDWELSTLGHPLADLGFCVIPWHATPEEYGGIRGTGWEAGGIPTREAFLAEYFAHSDLEGPLLPFHTAFAMFRFAVIFHGIADRARHGSAASSEAASLGPLADRFAIRAAEVAEIDLPPEMSLVVM